The following nucleotide sequence is from Macrobrachium rosenbergii isolate ZJJX-2024 unplaced genomic scaffold, ASM4041242v1 13869, whole genome shotgun sequence.
ataacctagcagaggatgcagccagaagagataaacaactagcagaggatgcagccagaagagataagcaactagcagaggatgcagccagaagagataagcaactagcagaggatgcagccagaagagataagcaactagcagaggatgcagccagaagagataaagcaactagcagaggatgcagccagaagagataagcaactagcagaggatgcagccagaagagataagcaactagcagaggatgcagccagaagagataagcaactagcagaggatgcagccagaagagataagcaactagcagaggatgcagccagaagagataagcaactagcagaggatgcagccagaagaggtaagcaactagcagaggatgcagccagaagagataagcaactagcagaggatgcagccagaagaggtaagcaactagcagaggatgcagccagaagagataagcaactagcagaggatgcagccagaagaggtaagcaactagcagaggatgcagccagaagagataagcagctagcagaggatgcagccagaagagataagcaactagcagaggatgcagccagaagagataagcagctagcagaggatgcagccagaagagataagcaactagcagaggatgcagccagaagagataagcaactagcagaggatgcagcctgaagagataagcaactagcagaggatgcagccagaagagataagcaactagcagaggatgcagccagaagaggtaagcaactagcagaggatgcagccagaagagataagcaactagcagaggatgcagccagaagagataagatAGCagctagcagaggatgcagccagaagagataagcaactagcagaggatgcagccagaagagataagcagcTAGCAGAGGATGCatccagaagagataagcaactagcagaggatgcagccagaagagataagcaaactagcagaggatgcagccagaagaggtAAGCAACtggcagaggatgcagccagaagagataagcaactggcagaggatgcagccagaagagataagcaactggcagaggatgcagccagaagagataagcaactagcagaggatgcagccagaagagataaatAAGTTAGCAGAGGAGATGCATCagcagaagagataagcaactagcagaggatgcagccagaagagataagcaactagcagaggatgcagccagaagaggtaagcaactagcagaggatgcagccagaagagataagcaactagcagaggatgcagccagaagagataagcaactagcagaggatgcagccagaagagataagcagctagcagaggatgcagccagaagagataagcaactagcagaggatgcagccagaagagataagcaactagcagaggatgcatccagaagagataagcaactagcagaggatgcagccagaagagataagcaactagcagaggatgcagccagaagaggtaagcaactagcagaggatgcagccagaagagataagcagctagcagaggatgcagccagaagagataagcaactagcagaggatgcagccagaagagataagcagctagcagaggatgcagccagaagagataagcaactagcagaggatgcagccagaagagataagcagctagcagaggatgcagccagaagagataagcaaccagcagaggatgcagccagaagagataagcagctagcagaggatgcagccagaagagataagcaactagcagaggatgcagccagaagagataagcagctagcagaggatgcagccagaagagataagcagcTAGCAGAGGATGCatccagaagagataagcaactagcagaggatgcagccagaagagataagcagctagcagaggatgcagccagaagagataagcaactagcagaggatgcagccagaagagataagcaactagcagaggatgcagccagaagagataagcaactgCAGCagagaggatgcagccagaagagataaggcAGCAGCCAGAAcatagcagaggatgcagccagaagagataagcaactggcagaggatgcagccagaagagataagcaactggcagaggatgcagccagaagagataagcaactggcagaggatgcagccagaagagataagcaactggcagaggatgcagccagaagagataagcaactggcagaggatgcagccagaagagataagcaactggcagaggatgcagccagaagagataagcaactagcagaggatgcagccagaagagataagcaactagcagaggatgcagccagaagagataagcagctagcagaggatgcagccagaagagataagcaactagcagaggatgcagccagaagagataagaaGAGCAGCAGAGGATGCatccagaagagataagcaactagcagaggatgcagccagaagagataagcaactagcagaggatgcagccagaagagataagcaactagcagaggatgcagccagaagagataagcaactagcagaggatgcagccagaagagataagcaactagcagaggatgcagccagaagagataagcaaatagcagaggatgcagccagaagagataagcaactagcagaggatgcagccagaagagataagcagctagcagaggatgcagccagaagagataaacAACTAGCAGAGggtgcagccagaagagataagcaactagcagaggatgcagccagaagagataagcaactagcagaggatgcagccagaagagataagcaactagcagatgatgcagccagaagagataagcagcTAGCAGAGggtgcagccagaagagataaacAAATAGCAGAGGAAGCAGCAAGGATACATGAACGTGAGTTGGCCGAACTCAGACCAGTCTCATAAGGATAGGAGagaatgttggaaaaaaaaaagttagctgtGAAAGCTACAAAGTTTAATTTAACTAATGCTTTAACTGCTTCAGATTCAAGTGAAACTGTTAAGATGCCAAAAATGCCACCTTGCTCTGAAGGAAATAACATAACCTCATATATTATTCGTTTTGAGAAAATGGCGAGAATATGTGAGTGGCTGGAAGACACTTGGGCAACACTTCTAGGATTGCTATTGACAGATAATGCAGTAAAGGTCTATTCTACTTTACCAGACAAAGTGTTATATCATTATAAGGAACTTTAGAAAACTATTATTAAAACCTTTAGAAAAATTCCAGTTCAGTATATGAAAGAATTTAGATATGCAAAAATGCCGCCTCATTCCGCTTACTAGCAATTTTTAACCCTACTTATTGTCTCTTTAACTATTGGTTAGACAGTGCAGCTGTAGAGTGAACCTATGTATTAGAGATTTCATGGTGTTAGACCAGTTTATAACACTTATGCCTACCCCTACAAGGACCTCTTGAAGGAACGTGATGTTGTGGAAGCCAAGAAGAGGGCTGATCTTGCAGATTTGTATGCTGTCGCTCATAAAGTGCATCCTAGTGAAAAGAAAAACCACTCGCCTAGACTTAGTGGAGACAAAGGTAAGGAAAGCTTAGTCAAAGTTGAAACCAGTAGTTACAATTCTTCTAGTAATCATCACAACAGAAGCTCCTTttccaaattttgtttgttttcagagTGGTGAACATGGCTATATAAAAGAATAAGTGGCCAAATAAGATAGTTGAACACAAGGTTAGCAAATGTTTTACAGACACTGGCGAATTGAGATGCCCATTGACCTGTGGAACTATTAATGGAGCTAAGATTTCTTCCATTTTGAGAGGTTCAGGTTTACAGGTGTTGTGGTAAGTCAGGATATCTTGCCAAACCTGTGAAAGCTGAGTACTACCCTGCATTTCAGTTGGTGAGTTATTACCCAATCAAGTTTTGTTCCTTCTTCGTTGGAAACATGCGAGGGGCACTTTGCCCAGCTAAGAAGGGTATGGTTGCAATGCACAATACATCTAATGATGCTGTGGAAGTTAATGTTGTTACGAGACTGGAGAGGGTAAAAAGGTAAGTAGTAGCACTCACGTCTTGTGCCTGGAGTTGAACCATTGAAAATTTCATTGCaataatgatgtgtgtgtgtgtgtgtgtttgtatatgagatgagagagagagagcggattaGACAGTAAACTTCTGTTATCATAATGgtgcaaagaggaaaaaatgggaaGATATGAAGGATAAACATTtatcactaatattttttttatttcttatgtatgtAAGAGAAAGGTAATTATATAGTGTTGTAATGGTATCATAGGAATTGATTAAATTATTAGGGAAGAAATGGGAAAAGAGGTAAAGgtaaattattatcatattattgacgtgtgctttgtatgtatgtatgtatgtatgtatgtatgagatagAGAGAAGATTATACGTAAAATATAATAGCTTTGATAATAGTAGTTTATAATCCTGTAAACTACGATTGCCATGGTAATGGTGTGTAagagtgaatgaaagagaaaagagaagcaaagggtaaattatcacaaaaataatgtgtataaaagagtgatctgtgagagagagagagagagagagagaagagagaagagagagataagagagagagtgatggtGTATGAGAGTCATCATAAAGGAAACTGATATAATGGCAGTGATGGTGTATGTGAgcaggaaaaagtaaaaagtatcataacaataataatgatgtgtgcttgtgtgtgtgtgtgtgtgtgtgtgtatgtgtgtatgagggAGAGGAAGGCAGAGACCtcttcgcaatcgagttttctgtacagtgtataatcaaggccaccgaaaacagatctatctttcagtggtcttggtatattgctgtatgagccacggtccataaACTttcaactacggcccggtggatgcctgtcctatatcgttgccagaagcacaattatggctaactttaactttaaataaaataaaaactactgaggcttgagggctacgatttggtgtgtttaatggatgatcaacgtaccaattcacagccctctagcctcagtagtttttaagatctgagggcgtacagaagaagtgcggacgaacagacaaagccggcacaatagttttcttttgcagaaaaatagaaatgaagaaaagggtAAACTTCATCACACGATATTTCTTTTGGGTTGTATACGAAAGCAGGAGAGTGTGAGAGGATTTTATATCTTGAAGTACAATTACTTTGGTAATgacagtttactgtataattcagTAAACTATCATTaccataataatagtaagaacGAACAATAGGGGAGAAGTCAAGggtaaaatattattgtaatgattatgatatatggcttatatgagagagagagagaattagaatgtAAACTTTTGTTATCACAATGGTGTGCAAGAGGAAAATTGGTAATAAAAGAGGTCAATGCTAaacattcatcaaaataattttgagtgCCACTtgtatatgtaagagagagagagatagagagagaattatacagtaaattataaattaccattGTAATGGTGTTTAAAagcgaatgaaagagaaaaaaaagtaatgggtaaattatcatcataacagtaatagagagagagagagagagagagagagagagagagagagagagagagagagagagagagagagagaatcataaagtAAGCTGcagtaataatattgatggtGTGAgattgacaaaggaaaaaaaagtgaaaatattatcatactaatgacatgctttatatatatatatatatatatatatatatatatatatatatatatatatatatatatatatatatatatatatatatatatatatatatatatatatatatatataaagagagagagaatttgtgtgtgtgtgtgtgtgtgtttgagagaggaGGAGACATAGATGATTATGCATTGACTAACCGTTATCCTAAGAATTGTGTCAGAGCGATGAAATTTGGGGAAAAAGTGAAGCAAACGGTAAACTGTTATCGCAATAATGACGCTTTGGTTTTATatgtaagcgagagagagagagagagagagagagagagagagagagagagagagagaagactttatACGGTGAACTACCTTTACTTTTGTAATGGCAGTTTACTTTATAATAAAGATAACTACCATTACCATGAAAATAGTAAGAATGAATAATAGTggaaaaatgaagtaaaggttAAAATATCATCGAAATAATgagatatgcgtgtgtgtgtgaggtagagagagagagtgagaggattAGTCAAGAAACTTCCGTGATCATAATGGGGCAGAAGAGGAAAATGGGGGAAAATCAGAAGTAAAGGCTAAAATTCAacactaataattttttatgtcctGTGTGATAAGAGAAGATACAGACAGTTATACAGTAACGTTACTTTACCTTTGCAATGATATTTATTTGGGGGAGAAAAAGTGGGAGAAAGAGGTAAAGGGTAAACTATCATAATAGTTACATGTGTCTTGTATCCATTGTACGTGTGAGATAGAGTGCCACGATTATACAGTCAACTATAATTACCTTGGTAAtaatagtttactgtataatccaGTAAAAACCGTTACCATAGTCATGGTGTGTAAGagcgaatgaaagagaaaagagaatgaaagagtaAATTATCGTCACTACAATAATGATGCGtgcaagagaaaaagagagagagagagaaagcatcataAAGAAAACTTAGTTTTTGGTGTATGAGAGCGAAAAAAGAGAACGCGAATAATACCGTCACTATATTATTgacatttgctttatatatatatatatatatatatatatatatatatatatatatatatatatatatatattatatatatatatatatatatatatatatatatatatatatatatatatatatatatatattatagagagagagagagagagtaaacttccTTTTTCATAGTGGTGTGTAAGACGAAATAGTTGGAAAATAAGAAGTAAAGGATaaacatttatcaataataatttttttcttgtgtgtgtaagagaaagataattatatagtATTGTAATGGTACCATagtaatgattaaattattaggggaaaaataggaaaaggggtaaaaggtaaattattatgagagagagagagagagagagagaggattatacgGTAAACTATAATAGGTTTTGATGATAATAGTTTATAATCCTGTAAGCTACCATTGCCATGGTGATGGTGTGTAagagtgaatgaaagagaaaagagaagcaaCGGGTAAACCGTCATTACAACAATAATGTGTATAAAAGAGtgatgtgtatgagagagagagagagagagagcatagtagAGGAAACTGATATAATCGTAGTTATGGTGCATGAGagcaaaaaataggaaaaagtaaaaagtatcatgataatgatgacatattcaatatatatatatatatatatatatatatatatatatatatatatatatatatatatatatatatatatatatatatatatatttatttatttatttaattattatatgtgtgtgtgtgagagagagagagagaagataattatatattaacgaactgttttcataattttgtatacgagttatgaaagtaaaaaaaaaaaaaaattaaaggtaaactTCATCACATAACATTCCGTTTTGGGTTGTAGCTGGAAAGTGAGAGGTTTTGACATCTTGACCTTCGATTACGTTGTTAATGGCAGGTTACTGTATAGTGCAGTAAACTACCATTACTAAAGAATAGTAAGGGAAAACAGAAGTTAAgggtaaaatattactgtaattattatgatatatggattgtgtgtgtgtgtgtgtgtgggagggagaGTGAATTAGACAGGAAACTTCCGTTATCAGAAAGGTGTGTAAGAGGAAAAGTGGGACAATAAGAAGTCAAGGCTAAAcattcatgaaaataacaaatttgtGTGCCACTTGTGTAGGTAAAAGtgaattatacagtaaattataattactaatgtAATTGTAGTTTACTGTATGATCTTATGAACTACCATTACCATAGTAGTAGTGTGTAAGaagtaatgaaagagaaaaaagaagttcAGGGTAAATTATCATCACTACaataatgatgtgtgtgtgagagagagagatcataaagtATACTGTTGTAATAATATTGATGGTATgagatgaaaaggagaaaaaagtggGAATATATCAGTAGtgatatgctttatatatatatatatatatatatatatatatatatatatatatatatatatatatatatatatatatatacatatacatatattgtaggtatgtttgtttgagagaaagagacatagatgAATGTACATTAACCAActgttattatcataataattgtgTCAGAGCATTAAGAGTGTGGGAAAAATGCACTAAAGGGTAAACTACTAGCATAAAATAATGatgttttggttttatatataagtgagagagatgaCTTTATAC
It contains:
- the LOC136837836 gene encoding axoneme-associated protein mst101(1)-like; its protein translation is MQPEEISKLAEDAARRGKQLAEDAARRDKQLAEDAARRDKQLAEDAARRDKDKQLAEDAARRDKQLAEDAARRDKQLAEGAARRDKQLAEDAARRDKQLAEDAARRDKQLADDAARRDKQLAEGAARRDKQIAEEAARIHEHSSETVKMPKMPPCSEGNNITSYIIRFEKMARICEWLEDTWATLLGLLLTDNADLLKERDVVEAKKRADLADLYAVAHKVHPSEKKNHSPRLSGDK